The following coding sequences lie in one Burkholderia cepacia genomic window:
- a CDS encoding type VI secretion system Vgr family protein has product MQNTAQALRDLALGPQHNRQVQISFPDNNAPYKILLPNAFEAVEALSKDFAYKIEILSDNDHLVPKDFIGKRVTASLTRGDGSQRYFNGHIFSFRHIRTDGGWVFYEVHVGPWLRYLKYSQHNRLFLDQNLHDQTATVFQDYGVLPEWAWQVGEDDPRMTMACQFDEDDHNYLHRRWEHAGYLYWYEHTAKAHKLTVSDPTRPAPAIDGKVHEIRFHNGMGAEESDSILSWSPFQQTTSTHAELSRFDFKSPTPTHVQTGLLNPDAAQPRLEWNEYAGAYGYRNMEHGYQVANRRMEEIEATIKHFDAKGNNRFVQPGRWFRLTDRYGSALSRDQSDDEYLIIAVRHIATNNYLQDTGVLAEYRNEFTCVPKATPWRPGRGFNSVNTKILAPQTATVVGQSGTSIHTDEHGRVLVQFHWDRDGKYSTWVRVASGWAGGGQGMVALPRVGSEVIVQWLDGNPDHPIITGRVMNARNVPSWKLPDENALMGIRSRELNGADGNASSGRSNHLIFDDTANAIQAQLRSDHAASQLSLGKITRIEDWQGRKDARGEGFELRTDEVGAIRSGKGMLISTEVQAMAKGHLSDVGTPASRLTKAQTLHAQSAKLAQHYQAQENGADQTSIADALKSQVDGIQGAGTTGSSDKGDFPELDEAHLLLAGAAGIAVTTPATAHVTGGQHVAVTAGDSLSVATGKSFFASVSDKFSLFVHKMGMKLIAASGKVQVHAENDELELLAKKVLSIISTTDWINITAKQGIRLTAGNSQLEVSAKGIVGYTPGENKVHAGSHDTVGPQSIPAKFPGSDLCAPVAQDAAQSGQASVALS; this is encoded by the coding sequence ATGCAGAACACGGCACAAGCCCTGAGAGACCTTGCGCTGGGGCCGCAGCACAACCGGCAAGTGCAAATAAGCTTTCCGGATAATAACGCGCCTTACAAAATCCTACTGCCGAATGCATTCGAGGCAGTTGAAGCGCTATCGAAAGATTTCGCTTACAAAATCGAAATCCTGTCGGATAACGACCACCTTGTGCCGAAGGATTTCATCGGCAAACGCGTGACGGCCAGTTTGACGCGCGGCGACGGTAGTCAACGATATTTCAACGGCCATATCTTTTCATTCCGCCACATTCGTACCGATGGTGGCTGGGTCTTCTATGAAGTGCATGTGGGTCCGTGGCTGCGCTACCTGAAGTACAGCCAGCACAATCGCCTATTTCTCGATCAGAACCTGCACGACCAGACAGCGACGGTTTTCCAGGACTATGGCGTATTGCCCGAATGGGCGTGGCAGGTCGGCGAAGACGATCCGCGCATGACGATGGCCTGCCAATTCGACGAAGACGACCACAATTACCTTCATCGGCGCTGGGAACACGCGGGCTACCTGTACTGGTACGAGCACACGGCCAAGGCGCACAAGCTCACCGTCTCCGATCCGACGCGCCCTGCGCCCGCGATCGATGGCAAGGTTCACGAAATCCGCTTTCACAACGGCATGGGGGCTGAGGAATCGGACAGCATTCTGAGCTGGTCCCCGTTCCAGCAAACCACGTCGACGCACGCGGAACTGTCCCGTTTCGACTTCAAGAGCCCGACGCCGACCCACGTCCAAACGGGTCTGTTGAACCCCGACGCCGCGCAGCCCCGTCTCGAATGGAACGAGTACGCCGGCGCGTACGGCTATCGGAACATGGAACACGGGTACCAGGTCGCCAATCGACGGATGGAGGAAATCGAAGCGACGATCAAGCACTTCGACGCGAAGGGCAACAATCGCTTCGTGCAGCCAGGGCGCTGGTTCCGACTGACGGATCGTTACGGCTCGGCACTGAGCCGCGATCAGAGCGACGACGAATACCTGATCATCGCGGTCAGGCACATAGCGACCAACAACTATCTGCAAGACACCGGCGTGCTGGCGGAATACCGCAACGAGTTCACGTGCGTTCCCAAGGCAACCCCGTGGCGGCCCGGGCGGGGCTTCAACAGTGTCAACACGAAGATCCTCGCACCGCAGACTGCAACCGTTGTCGGTCAGTCCGGCACGAGCATTCATACCGACGAACACGGCCGCGTGCTGGTTCAATTTCATTGGGATCGCGACGGCAAGTATTCGACATGGGTGCGGGTCGCAAGCGGCTGGGCCGGCGGCGGCCAAGGGATGGTGGCGCTGCCCCGCGTCGGTTCGGAAGTCATCGTGCAATGGCTCGACGGCAATCCGGATCATCCCATCATTACGGGCCGCGTAATGAACGCGCGCAACGTGCCATCGTGGAAGCTGCCGGACGAGAATGCGCTGATGGGCATTCGCAGCCGGGAGCTGAACGGCGCGGACGGCAACGCATCGTCCGGCCGTAGCAATCACCTGATTTTCGACGATACGGCGAACGCCATTCAAGCGCAACTTCGGTCCGACCATGCGGCGAGCCAGCTCTCGCTCGGCAAGATCACGCGAATCGAGGATTGGCAGGGGCGCAAGGATGCGCGTGGCGAGGGCTTCGAGCTGCGTACCGATGAGGTCGGTGCGATTCGTTCGGGCAAAGGGATGCTGATCAGCACCGAAGTTCAGGCGATGGCGAAGGGTCATCTGTCGGACGTAGGCACGCCGGCGTCGCGCCTGACCAAAGCGCAAACGTTACATGCGCAATCGGCCAAGCTTGCGCAGCATTATCAGGCCCAGGAAAACGGCGCGGATCAGACATCTATCGCCGATGCGCTGAAATCGCAGGTGGACGGTATACAGGGCGCGGGCACGACGGGCAGTAGCGACAAGGGTGATTTCCCGGAACTCGACGAAGCGCACCTGCTGTTGGCCGGCGCGGCCGGCATTGCCGTTACGACACCCGCGACGGCGCACGTCACTGGCGGCCAGCACGTGGCCGTCACGGCCGGGGACAGCCTGTCGGTCGCGACGGGTAAATCGTTCTTCGCCAGCGTATCAGACAAGTTCTCGCTGTTCGTGCACAAGATGGGCATGAAGCTGATCGCGGCGAGCGGCAAGGTGCAGGTGCACGCGGAAAACGACGAGCTGGAACTGCTGGCGAAGAAGGTCTTGTCGATCATCAGCACGACCGACTGGATCAACATCACGGCGAAGCAGGGCATCCGCCTGACCGCTGGCAACAGCCAGCTCGAAGTCAGCGCAAAGGGTATCGTCGGTTACACGCCAGGTGAGAACAAGGTGCATGCGGGCAGCCACGATACCGTAGGGCCGCAGAGCATCCCAGCGAAATTCCCCGGCTCTGATCTTTGTGCACCGGTTGCGCAGGACGCCGCGCAAAGTGGTCAGGCGTCCGTCGCGCTCTCCTAA
- a CDS encoding DUF4123 domain-containing protein, producing MNSSVSSMLPVDESAALLTQGFLLVEPAMLVHTPVLAALDMRPCTPRVLAHREELMPRLIDLSALDPQDQRVAIEVWQEEVETERPPVVCAWIDTQASTDTLVEHIARYLVGPGARGQSVFWRYYDPRVLSLTLAVLEPDQRRALLGPIDAWQFAWAGHRWSVAAPETKAEPESQPTGWPRPDQWPRLDRSEVVEQVRQRLPALTLDQAAQLPAVIDQALCAMADQDAASADALVENAVQRVQQDLLAG from the coding sequence ATGAACTCATCCGTCTCTTCCATGTTGCCCGTTGACGAATCTGCCGCCCTGTTAACGCAGGGCTTTCTGCTCGTTGAACCGGCCATGCTCGTCCACACACCGGTCCTCGCAGCGCTTGATATGCGCCCTTGTACGCCGCGAGTGCTAGCGCATCGCGAAGAGTTGATGCCACGCCTGATCGATCTCAGCGCGCTCGATCCGCAGGATCAGCGCGTCGCCATAGAAGTTTGGCAGGAGGAGGTTGAGACCGAGCGGCCACCTGTCGTATGCGCGTGGATTGATACCCAAGCCAGCACCGACACGCTTGTCGAACATATCGCCCGCTATTTGGTGGGTCCCGGTGCGCGCGGCCAGTCAGTGTTTTGGCGATATTACGACCCGCGCGTTCTCAGTCTGACGCTCGCGGTGCTTGAACCGGATCAGCGCCGCGCCTTGCTTGGACCGATCGACGCATGGCAATTCGCATGGGCCGGTCACCGTTGGTCCGTCGCCGCGCCAGAGACGAAGGCCGAACCGGAGAGCCAACCGACTGGCTGGCCGCGTCCGGACCAATGGCCGCGCCTCGATCGTAGCGAAGTTGTCGAACAGGTGCGTCAACGACTGCCGGCGCTAACGCTTGATCAAGCTGCGCAGTTGCCGGCCGTGATCGATCAGGCGTTGTGTGCGATGGCTGATCAAGATGCTGCGAGCGCTGATGCGCTGGTGGAAAACGCAGTACAGCGCGTACAGCAAGATTTGTTAGCCGGGTAA
- a CDS encoding type VI secretion system Vgr family protein yields MNTAELLRTFASGVVDQNNRPVRMNWGPAQKTLEQVLALQYADIREGLMTGVEGHLTCVSARADLPIRSFIGLPVSVEMTTDRGRLHTINGIVTDVRTGQSDGSLTCYQLTIRDVLSVMERRTNSRLFRSKSLPDILGVLLQEWRQRSSALAGAFEFDLSGLQGERYPARELTRQVNESDAHFIRRLLRRDGATVFVKAGKAGERANGNAHDTPVHTLVFADDSMKLPETAAGTIRYHRDAATEERDSITLWATSRRLIPGKIVRPTWDYKSGRMSQTEQATIVDQGDGGNDLGHLLADAVIDIPHAGDSSSDLDRIGKDRMLAHELRAESVDGVSNVRDLAVGHWFALAEHPQLDTLPAEQRQFIVTSLHHRVRNNLPKELNERAQSLFAASRVLFNAVPADVSGKSGDESDRRYENTFSCVRRGVPLTPAYDPHVDLPPVHPMTAVVVGPEGEEVFCDEMGRIRVRIQGLSADDHAHAQGAGTSGTPSDSAPVRVACALAGPSFGANTLPRVGMEVLIGHIGGDPDRLVVMGVLANGPNMPATFSHTGALPGNRYLSGTKTKEIKGQRYNQIRFDDTPGQISSQLASEHAYSQLNLGYLTQPRDNGQGTARGEGAELRSDAHVAIRSGKAMLISAWERLRASDGHLARDEYLQLMQECVELFKSLGDYAGQHQGVAPDTQPHDALMTTVKGWPNGEVSGGGESSGASVAAIGITAPAGISMATPKTVTTHAGGNVDVVAQNHLQYTSGQRINLQAGHGVAMFAHSEGVSAIANQGKVTLQSQNDDTQIDSAKNIQMTAGGGKLAGMASEQVVFVTSGGAYLKLHGGDIELGCPGSFTVKSASHTWAGPASMSADFPKFDQGSLGRVPKLVRATDGQPVEGMEAEVRKASGELIKGKTDAQGKLAPVSSDQFEQLAVRFFKSRT; encoded by the coding sequence GTGAATACAGCCGAATTGCTACGCACGTTTGCGTCCGGGGTGGTCGATCAGAACAATCGGCCGGTTCGCATGAACTGGGGGCCTGCTCAGAAGACGCTCGAGCAGGTGCTTGCGCTTCAGTACGCCGACATCCGCGAAGGGTTGATGACGGGCGTCGAGGGGCATCTGACCTGCGTGTCCGCACGGGCAGATCTTCCGATCCGCAGCTTCATCGGGCTGCCGGTTTCCGTCGAGATGACGACCGATCGCGGGCGTCTCCACACCATCAACGGCATCGTTACCGACGTTCGCACCGGACAGTCGGACGGTTCGCTGACCTGCTACCAGCTGACGATTCGCGACGTGCTGTCCGTGATGGAGCGGCGGACCAATTCGCGGCTGTTTCGCTCCAAGAGCCTGCCCGACATCCTGGGCGTGCTGCTTCAGGAGTGGCGCCAGCGCAGTTCGGCGCTCGCCGGCGCATTCGAATTCGATTTGTCCGGCCTGCAGGGTGAGCGATACCCGGCGCGCGAGCTGACGCGGCAGGTCAACGAGTCGGACGCGCACTTCATCCGGCGGTTGCTGCGGCGCGACGGTGCGACCGTATTCGTCAAGGCGGGCAAGGCCGGCGAGCGGGCGAACGGCAACGCGCACGACACGCCGGTTCATACGCTCGTCTTCGCCGACGACTCGATGAAGTTGCCGGAGACGGCTGCGGGCACCATCCGCTATCACCGCGACGCCGCCACCGAAGAACGCGACTCGATCACGCTGTGGGCGACGAGCCGCCGGCTGATCCCGGGCAAGATCGTCCGGCCGACGTGGGATTACAAGAGCGGCCGGATGTCGCAAACCGAGCAGGCGACGATCGTCGACCAGGGCGACGGCGGCAACGACCTCGGGCATCTGCTGGCCGACGCTGTCATCGATATTCCGCACGCCGGGGATTCGTCGTCCGACCTCGACCGAATCGGCAAGGACCGGATGCTGGCGCATGAACTGCGTGCCGAATCCGTCGACGGCGTGAGCAATGTGCGCGATCTGGCTGTCGGCCACTGGTTTGCGCTTGCCGAGCATCCGCAACTCGACACCTTGCCGGCCGAACAGCGGCAGTTCATCGTCACGTCGCTTCATCATCGCGTGCGGAACAACCTGCCGAAGGAACTGAACGAGCGCGCGCAATCGTTGTTCGCGGCGAGCCGCGTGCTGTTCAACGCGGTGCCGGCCGACGTGAGCGGCAAGTCGGGCGATGAAAGCGACAGGCGCTACGAAAACACGTTCTCGTGCGTGCGGCGTGGTGTGCCGCTGACGCCTGCCTACGATCCCCACGTCGACCTGCCGCCCGTGCATCCGATGACGGCAGTCGTCGTCGGCCCGGAGGGCGAGGAGGTGTTCTGCGATGAAATGGGTCGCATCCGTGTGCGGATCCAGGGGCTGAGCGCGGACGATCATGCGCACGCGCAGGGCGCGGGAACGAGCGGCACACCGTCCGACAGCGCGCCGGTGCGCGTCGCCTGCGCGCTCGCCGGGCCGAGTTTCGGCGCGAATACGTTGCCGCGCGTCGGCATGGAGGTGCTGATCGGTCATATCGGCGGCGATCCGGACCGGCTCGTCGTGATGGGCGTGCTGGCCAACGGGCCGAACATGCCGGCGACCTTCAGCCATACCGGCGCCCTGCCGGGCAACCGTTATCTGTCCGGTACGAAGACGAAGGAAATCAAGGGGCAGCGGTACAACCAGATCCGCTTCGACGATACGCCCGGGCAGATCAGCAGCCAGCTGGCGAGCGAGCATGCGTACAGTCAGTTGAACCTCGGCTATCTGACGCAGCCACGCGACAACGGGCAGGGTACGGCGCGCGGCGAGGGCGCCGAGTTGCGCAGCGATGCGCACGTGGCGATTCGCAGCGGCAAGGCGATGCTGATATCGGCATGGGAGCGGCTGCGCGCGAGCGACGGGCACCTGGCGCGGGACGAGTATCTGCAGCTGATGCAGGAATGCGTCGAGCTGTTCAAGAGCCTTGGCGACTATGCGGGCCAGCATCAGGGCGTGGCGCCCGACACGCAGCCGCACGACGCGCTCATGACCACGGTGAAGGGCTGGCCGAATGGTGAGGTGTCCGGCGGCGGTGAATCGTCAGGCGCGTCGGTGGCGGCGATCGGCATCACCGCGCCTGCCGGCATCAGCATGGCGACGCCGAAGACCGTGACGACCCATGCGGGCGGCAACGTCGATGTCGTCGCGCAGAACCACCTTCAGTACACGAGCGGTCAGCGGATCAACCTGCAGGCAGGTCATGGCGTGGCGATGTTCGCGCACAGCGAAGGCGTATCGGCGATCGCCAACCAGGGGAAGGTGACGCTGCAGAGCCAGAACGACGATACGCAGATCGATTCGGCGAAGAACATCCAGATGACGGCGGGCGGGGGGAAGCTTGCGGGCATGGCCAGCGAGCAGGTCGTGTTCGTGACGTCGGGCGGCGCGTATCTGAAGCTGCATGGCGGCGATATCGAGCTCGGGTGTCCGGGGAGTTTCACCGTCAAGTCCGCGTCGCATACCTGGGCCGGGCCGGCGAGCATGAGCGCCGATTTTCCGAAGTTCGACCAGGGCTCGCTGGGGCGCGTGCCGAAGCTGGTCCGGGCAACCGACGGGCAGCCGGTCGAGGGTATGGAAGCCGAGGTGCGAAAGGCGTCGGGCGAGTTGATCAAGGGGAAGACCGATGCGCAGGGCAAGTTGGCGCCGGTCAGCAGCGATCAGTTCGAACAATTGGCGGTTCGCTTCTTCAAGTCGAGAACCTGA
- a CDS encoding T6SS effector phospholipase Tle3 domain-containing protein: MFNYNFAQNPSGQTSADDASQTSVGGGAGTTLFNRNDLECVMQMPLPGVVIFVHGVNSEGEWFKDAEKGLCDGLNRRMGRYDDQLFHCGPVAGQMTPASYIDSLTPDGFLNPDMSSQTYIKPDPSFSPVIHFRWGYSANAEELKEYGDKIMLNEKNYWGGGPFAGGCTSLPDLWNDGLNDRLFLWLTVQHMNSIGNRKIYSTPPRIYGVLGALRLARLVESIRKRQADVPITIVCHSQGNMIGLAAAFLGDRLPGVTDQWGKSGRCVADTYVLANPPYSLVESNMTDSWAQRGVRDKDGHVGRETYVARKETLREYFDILRARADLEMPAEDLDRAMENARPSKNGGKPYSAAKDREAHGLYQKNTYGRVTLYCCPHDQVISALTVQGVGWRGMSIDEISATNGWGVFSQRVFASNVEVGGDTKLYRYWQDDWRKDKNEKEGFWYPPSPPARYGLGRGMHSNEGLFTKFITLITSPALYLFNLTDMKVNADPPKDWEIPITAPMLDKETRFEPQALRYGKPSGACDGQGKPIEEGRFNEGYDPPSAARDTGKENKRDDDPYDTFDTKSEKFKTEGDALKAKGDTASEAAQRYEDHSILRMEARRSRNPDWVDEDGKVVGEDDPSAASPDYVEWRNKEVFDILNGGDKNNPTNHSTIMTNKEHAEKALAYDVAIGLCYLTELDFYRLRLEADWRFVEGLNKDNPSRKFSEYISFGKLEKKFLQDWVKVDKAAAMPSKIHDERDGGFFMKIGSIL; the protein is encoded by the coding sequence ATGTTCAACTACAACTTTGCGCAGAACCCGAGCGGGCAGACGTCGGCTGACGACGCGTCGCAGACTTCGGTGGGCGGTGGAGCGGGGACGACGCTGTTCAATCGCAACGACCTCGAATGCGTGATGCAGATGCCGCTGCCGGGGGTGGTCATCTTCGTGCACGGGGTGAATTCAGAAGGGGAATGGTTCAAGGACGCCGAGAAGGGGCTTTGCGACGGATTGAACCGGCGCATGGGGCGTTATGACGATCAGCTGTTCCATTGCGGGCCGGTAGCCGGGCAGATGACGCCGGCCAGCTATATCGACAGCCTGACGCCTGACGGTTTCCTGAATCCGGACATGTCGTCGCAGACGTACATCAAGCCCGATCCGTCTTTTTCACCTGTGATTCATTTTCGATGGGGCTATTCTGCCAATGCGGAGGAACTGAAGGAGTATGGCGACAAGATCATGCTCAACGAGAAGAATTACTGGGGCGGTGGGCCTTTCGCGGGAGGGTGTACCAGTCTGCCGGACCTTTGGAATGACGGGTTGAACGACCGGCTCTTCCTGTGGCTGACCGTCCAGCACATGAATTCCATCGGCAATCGCAAGATCTACTCGACACCACCGCGCATTTACGGCGTGCTTGGGGCATTGCGGTTAGCGCGCCTGGTTGAATCGATCCGTAAGCGACAGGCCGACGTGCCGATCACGATCGTGTGCCACAGCCAGGGAAACATGATCGGTCTTGCCGCAGCTTTCCTCGGTGACCGTTTGCCCGGGGTAACGGATCAGTGGGGCAAGAGCGGGCGCTGCGTTGCGGACACTTATGTCCTCGCCAACCCCCCGTATAGCCTCGTGGAAAGCAACATGACCGACTCCTGGGCGCAGCGTGGGGTCCGCGACAAGGACGGTCACGTAGGGCGCGAGACCTATGTCGCGCGCAAGGAAACGCTACGAGAGTACTTCGATATCCTTCGTGCCCGGGCCGATCTGGAGATGCCTGCGGAGGATCTCGATCGCGCGATGGAAAACGCGCGACCGTCGAAGAACGGCGGGAAACCGTACAGCGCAGCCAAGGACCGTGAGGCGCACGGCCTGTATCAGAAAAATACCTACGGGAGAGTGACGTTGTACTGCTGCCCGCATGATCAGGTGATCTCCGCACTGACTGTTCAGGGAGTCGGCTGGCGTGGCATGAGTATCGACGAGATCAGTGCGACAAACGGGTGGGGTGTTTTCTCGCAACGTGTGTTCGCGTCGAATGTCGAGGTAGGTGGTGACACCAAGCTATATCGGTATTGGCAGGATGACTGGCGCAAGGACAAGAACGAAAAGGAGGGCTTCTGGTATCCGCCGTCACCGCCTGCACGATATGGACTTGGACGAGGCATGCATTCCAATGAAGGGTTGTTCACGAAATTCATCACGCTTATAACGAGCCCGGCCCTCTATTTGTTCAATTTGACGGACATGAAGGTCAATGCTGACCCGCCGAAGGATTGGGAAATCCCGATTACGGCTCCGATGCTCGACAAGGAAACACGCTTCGAGCCGCAGGCGTTGCGCTACGGCAAACCATCGGGCGCTTGCGATGGGCAAGGGAAACCCATCGAAGAAGGGCGCTTCAACGAGGGGTACGATCCGCCGTCGGCTGCGCGCGATACCGGTAAGGAGAACAAGCGGGATGACGATCCGTACGACACCTTCGATACGAAGTCGGAAAAATTCAAGACAGAGGGTGACGCGCTGAAAGCGAAGGGTGATACCGCATCGGAGGCTGCTCAGCGGTATGAGGATCATTCGATTCTTCGCATGGAGGCGAGAAGATCGAGGAATCCCGATTGGGTGGACGAGGATGGAAAGGTGGTCGGCGAAGATGACCCGTCGGCCGCATCACCAGACTACGTCGAATGGCGGAACAAGGAGGTCTTCGACATTCTGAATGGGGGAGACAAGAATAACCCTACCAACCATTCGACTATCATGACCAACAAGGAGCACGCTGAAAAGGCATTGGCTTATGATGTGGCGATCGGACTGTGTTATTTGACTGAGCTTGATTTTTACAGATTGAGACTCGAGGCCGACTGGAGATTTGTTGAAGGATTGAATAAGGATAATCCGAGTCGAA
- a CDS encoding LysE family translocator, which produces MSLSALLAFALILSVGVATPGPTVLLAMSNGSRYGLRHAMVGMLGAVTADVVLVALVGLGLGVLLDASETAFVTLKLLGAAWLAYVGVRMLMSGGSAAVEQADVPATPDRRTAFLKSFFVAMSNPKYYLFMSALLPQFVDRSHAIAPQYAILAATIVAIDVIGMTGYALLGVHSVRVWKAAGEKWLNRVSGSLLLMLAGYVALYRKAAH; this is translated from the coding sequence ATGTCGCTCTCCGCCTTGCTTGCATTCGCCCTGATCCTGTCCGTCGGCGTCGCGACGCCCGGTCCGACGGTGCTGCTCGCGATGAGCAACGGCTCGCGGTACGGATTGCGTCACGCGATGGTCGGGATGCTCGGCGCCGTCACGGCCGACGTCGTGCTTGTCGCGCTGGTCGGCCTTGGCCTCGGCGTGCTGCTCGACGCGTCGGAAACGGCATTCGTGACGCTGAAGCTGCTCGGCGCGGCGTGGCTTGCGTACGTCGGCGTCCGAATGCTGATGTCGGGCGGTAGCGCCGCGGTCGAGCAGGCAGACGTACCCGCCACGCCCGATCGCCGGACCGCCTTCCTGAAGAGCTTTTTCGTCGCGATGAGCAATCCGAAGTACTACCTGTTCATGTCCGCACTGCTGCCGCAGTTCGTCGACCGGTCGCACGCGATCGCGCCGCAGTACGCAATCCTCGCGGCGACGATCGTCGCGATCGACGTGATCGGGATGACCGGTTACGCGCTGCTCGGCGTGCATTCGGTCCGCGTGTGGAAAGCGGCCGGGGAGAAGTGGCTGAACCGGGTCAGCGGATCGCTGCTGCTGATGCTCGCGGGGTACGTCGCGTTGTATCGCAAGGCCGCACATTGA